From a region of the Streptomyces caniferus genome:
- a CDS encoding glycosyltransferase family 2 protein, translating to MRHLRVGVAILTMGNRPAELQALLDSVVKQDLPPAHIVVIGNGSPLPPLPHGAVGVELSDNLGISGGRNVALDELRKLGDLDLVVDLDDDGLLISPDVFSRLAELHTADPKLGVVSFRVADELGRTQRRHVPRLRVGDPARGGLVTTFLGGGHSLSVPMLDEIGGWPDEFFYAHEETDLAWRALDRGWHIRYVPELVLQHPYTSPTRHAVYHRMVARNRVWLAKRNLPALLVPLYLGVWAVLTAVRSRSAAGMRAWAAGFAEGVRTPCGQRRPIRWRTVWRMTRLGRPPVI from the coding sequence GTGCGTCATCTGCGCGTAGGCGTCGCCATCTTGACCATGGGAAACCGTCCCGCCGAACTGCAGGCGCTGCTGGATTCGGTCGTCAAGCAGGACCTCCCGCCGGCCCACATCGTGGTCATCGGAAACGGCTCGCCGCTCCCCCCGCTGCCGCACGGCGCCGTGGGCGTCGAGCTGAGCGACAACCTGGGGATCTCCGGCGGCCGGAACGTCGCCCTGGACGAGCTGCGCAAGCTCGGCGACCTCGATCTGGTGGTCGACCTGGACGACGACGGCCTGCTGATCAGCCCGGACGTGTTCAGCCGGCTGGCGGAACTGCACACCGCCGACCCGAAGTTGGGCGTCGTGAGCTTCCGCGTCGCCGACGAGCTGGGCCGCACCCAGCGCCGGCACGTCCCCCGCCTGCGCGTCGGCGACCCGGCGCGCGGCGGTCTCGTGACCACGTTCCTCGGCGGCGGCCACTCGCTGTCCGTCCCGATGCTGGACGAAATCGGCGGCTGGCCCGACGAGTTCTTCTACGCGCACGAGGAAACCGACCTGGCCTGGCGGGCCCTGGACCGCGGCTGGCACATCCGCTACGTACCGGAACTGGTGCTCCAGCACCCGTACACCTCGCCCACCCGGCACGCCGTCTATCACCGGATGGTCGCCAGGAACCGCGTATGGCTGGCCAAGCGGAACCTCCCCGCGCTCCTGGTACCGCTCTACCTCGGCGTCTGGGCAGTACTGACGGCCGTCCGCAGCCGCTCGGCCGCGGGCATGCGGGCCTGGGCCGCAGGGTTCGCCGAGGGGGTACGGACCCCGTGCGGGCAGCGACGGCCGATCCGCTGGCGCACGGTATGGCGCATGACGAGGCTGGGCCGCCCACCGGTCATCTGA
- a CDS encoding MFS transporter, giving the protein MTFTPYTTTPVAGRREWTALGVLLLPCLLVSMDVSVLYFAVPFLTAELEPSSVQQLWILDVYGFVLAGLLITMGALGDRIGRRKLLLSGALLFGLASAAAAYAQSAEMLIAARALLGIGGATLMPSTLALIRNLFHDAKQRGKAIAIWSTAVTGGIAVGPVLSGALLEHFWWGSVFLLNAPAMVLLLVCGPLLLPEFKNPAAGRFDLPGSLLSLLAMLPVVYGVKEIARDGLALLPVLALVAGLAAAAAFVHRQRTARHPMLDLELFRNRGFSVSVLMNLLAMFAIVGCAVFFTQYLQTVRGMSPMEAALWNLLPTLAVGGMAPAAAALAQRTDRAHVIALGCAIAAGGFVWLSWLEPGSALWFVLTASAVYASGLVVVVSLGNELALGVAPPERAGSASAVLESGTELGGALGMAILGSIGSAIYRGDIGGALPAGLPADAADAARETLAGAAAVAGALPGRTGEALLTAARTAFTHGLQTAVLVAAGVMVCAAVLALTLLRGLRGVQAEGVEGQSDVPVVDGAVRGAVTAADAEGAGAPAAGTPVAGTAVVQGEPS; this is encoded by the coding sequence ATGACGTTTACTCCGTACACAACCACGCCGGTGGCCGGCCGCCGGGAGTGGACCGCCCTGGGCGTCCTCCTGCTGCCCTGCCTTCTCGTCTCGATGGACGTCTCGGTGCTCTACTTCGCGGTGCCGTTCCTGACCGCGGAGCTGGAGCCCAGCAGCGTCCAGCAGCTGTGGATCCTCGACGTCTACGGCTTCGTGCTGGCCGGTCTGCTGATCACCATGGGCGCGCTGGGCGACCGCATCGGCCGCCGCAAGCTGCTGCTGTCCGGCGCCCTCCTCTTCGGGCTCGCCTCCGCGGCCGCCGCGTACGCGCAGAGCGCCGAAATGCTCATCGCCGCACGGGCGTTGCTCGGCATCGGCGGGGCGACGCTGATGCCGTCCACCCTCGCGCTGATCCGCAACCTCTTCCACGACGCGAAGCAGCGCGGCAAGGCGATCGCGATCTGGTCGACCGCGGTGACCGGCGGTATCGCGGTCGGGCCGGTGCTCAGCGGGGCGCTGCTGGAGCACTTCTGGTGGGGTTCGGTGTTTCTGCTCAACGCTCCGGCGATGGTGCTGCTGCTGGTCTGCGGGCCGCTGCTGCTGCCGGAGTTCAAGAATCCGGCGGCCGGGCGCTTCGACCTGCCCGGCTCGCTGCTCTCCCTGCTCGCGATGCTGCCGGTGGTCTACGGGGTCAAGGAGATCGCCCGCGACGGGCTGGCGCTGCTGCCCGTCCTCGCCCTCGTGGCCGGACTGGCGGCCGCCGCGGCCTTCGTGCACCGTCAGCGCACCGCCCGCCATCCGATGCTCGACCTGGAGCTGTTCCGGAACCGCGGGTTCAGCGTCTCGGTGCTGATGAACCTGCTGGCGATGTTCGCGATCGTCGGCTGCGCGGTCTTCTTCACCCAGTACCTGCAGACCGTACGGGGCATGAGCCCCATGGAGGCGGCGCTGTGGAACCTGCTGCCGACCCTCGCGGTGGGCGGGATGGCGCCGGCCGCCGCCGCCCTCGCCCAGCGGACGGACCGGGCCCATGTCATCGCCCTGGGGTGTGCCATCGCGGCCGGCGGCTTCGTCTGGCTGTCCTGGCTGGAACCGGGCTCGGCCCTGTGGTTCGTCCTGACCGCCTCGGCGGTCTACGCCTCCGGTCTGGTGGTGGTGGTCTCGCTCGGCAACGAATTGGCCCTCGGTGTCGCGCCGCCCGAGCGGGCGGGTTCCGCCTCGGCCGTACTGGAGTCCGGCACCGAACTGGGCGGCGCGCTGGGCATGGCGATCCTGGGCAGCATCGGGAGCGCGATCTACCGCGGTGACATCGGCGGCGCACTGCCCGCCGGTCTGCCGGCGGACGCGGCCGACGCGGCACGGGAGACGCTGGCGGGCGCCGCCGCGGTAGCCGGTGCGCTCCCGGGCCGGACGGGGGAGGCGCTGCTGACGGCGGCCCGCACCGCCTTCACCCATGGACTGCAGACGGCGGTGCTGGTCGCCGCGGGCGTCATGGTCTGTGCCGCGGTGCTGGCCCTGACGCTGCTGCGGGGCCTGCGGGGCGTGCAGGCCGAGGGAGTTGAGGGGCAGTCGGATGTGCCGGTGGTGGACGGCGCGGTGCGGGGGGCCGTGACGGCGGCGGATGCGGAGGGGGCTGGTGCGCCTGCGGCTGGTACGCCGGTGGCTGGTACGGCCGTGGTCCAGGGGGAACCGTCGTGA
- a CDS encoding rod shape-determining protein, producing the protein MTISLAQLRRCSAAVDLGAARTRVYVKNQGLVVDEPTVAAINTRTGALLAVGAQAEVMDGRTPDYIRVVRPVSHGTIVDIDMAQRLLRNLVGERLRKTWRRRPTTRAAVCLAYGSEPLAQRAAVETLTGLGARRVELVDTLVAAAVGSGLPVEQPEATMIVVCGAGTTQVAVLSLGSIVAAETVPVGGNAIDHAVIQHLRLHHELMLAGQAVRPLQMILSGGDGLTPGSTEVHGRDVVSGMARSVHVDTERVRDAITTPLTAILDAIGSVLRRCPPDLVADLGERGIVLAGGSALIPGLEPMIHQATAMPVHTADRPDTCAVMGLGAMIEGKVQPLHLDPMDP; encoded by the coding sequence ATGACCATCAGCCTCGCCCAATTGCGGCGGTGCTCGGCCGCCGTCGACCTCGGTGCGGCCCGGACCAGGGTGTACGTGAAGAACCAGGGGCTGGTCGTCGATGAACCGACCGTCGCCGCCATCAACACCCGTACCGGGGCACTGCTGGCCGTGGGCGCCCAGGCCGAGGTGATGGACGGGCGCACCCCCGACTACATCCGGGTGGTGCGCCCGGTCTCCCACGGCACCATCGTCGACATCGACATGGCTCAGCGGCTGCTGCGCAACCTGGTGGGCGAGAGGCTGCGCAAGACCTGGCGGCGCCGCCCCACGACGCGGGCCGCGGTCTGCCTCGCGTACGGCAGCGAACCGCTGGCCCAGCGGGCGGCCGTGGAGACGCTCACCGGGCTGGGGGCGCGGCGGGTGGAGCTGGTGGACACCCTGGTCGCGGCCGCGGTGGGCTCGGGGCTGCCGGTGGAACAGCCGGAGGCCACCATGATCGTGGTGTGTGGTGCGGGGACCACACAGGTCGCGGTGCTCTCCCTCGGTTCGATCGTGGCGGCGGAGACCGTGCCGGTGGGCGGCAACGCCATCGACCACGCGGTGATCCAGCATCTGCGGCTGCACCACGAGCTGATGCTCGCGGGCCAGGCGGTACGCCCGCTGCAGATGATCCTCTCCGGCGGCGACGGCCTCACCCCCGGCTCCACCGAGGTGCACGGCCGGGACGTGGTCAGCGGGATGGCGCGCTCCGTCCACGTCGACACCGAACGGGTCCGGGACGCCATCACCACCCCGCTGACCGCGATCCTCGACGCCATCGGGTCCGTGCTGCGGCGCTGCCCGCCGGATCTGGTGGCGGACCTGGGGGAGCGCGGCATCGTGCTCGCGGGCGGCAGTGCGCTGATCCCCGGACTGGAGCCGATGATCCACCAGGCCACGGCGATGCCGGTGCACACCGCGGACCGCCCCGACACCTGTGCCGTCATGGGGCTCGGCGCCATGATCGAGGGCAAGGTGCAGCCCCTGCATCTGGACCCGATGGATCCGTAA
- a CDS encoding histidine phosphatase family protein produces MSDLLLVRHGETEWSRDGRHTSWTDLPLTANGEEQARALRPLLSDRKIGQVYASPMQRALRTAELAGLARPQVDAELREWDYGGYEGIATAEIHRSRPGWYLFSDGVAEGPEGHPGESPEQVGARADRVLARLAAELEADEGDVVLVAHAHFLRVLAARRLGLPPGAGGLFTFETGAVGVLGSEHDRPAVVAWNARSL; encoded by the coding sequence GTGAGCGACCTCCTTCTGGTCCGGCACGGCGAGACCGAGTGGAGTCGGGACGGCAGGCACACCAGCTGGACCGATCTGCCGCTGACCGCCAACGGTGAGGAGCAGGCCCGCGCACTGCGGCCGCTGCTGTCGGACCGGAAGATCGGGCAGGTGTACGCCAGCCCGATGCAGCGGGCGCTGCGCACCGCCGAGCTGGCGGGCCTCGCCCGCCCACAGGTCGACGCCGAGCTGCGGGAATGGGACTACGGCGGCTACGAGGGCATCGCCACCGCCGAGATCCACCGCAGCCGGCCCGGCTGGTACCTGTTCTCCGACGGTGTCGCCGAGGGGCCCGAGGGGCATCCCGGGGAGTCACCGGAACAGGTCGGGGCACGTGCCGACCGGGTACTGGCGCGGCTCGCGGCAGAGCTCGAAGCCGACGAGGGGGACGTGGTGCTGGTGGCGCACGCCCACTTCCTGCGGGTGCTGGCCGCCCGCAGGCTCGGGCTGCCGCCCGGCGCCGGGGGGCTGTTCACGTTCGAGACCGGGGCGGTCGGCGTGCTGGGGAGCGAGCACGACCGTCCCGCTGTGGTCGCGTGGAACGCCCGGAGTCTGTAG
- a CDS encoding 4-hydroxybenzoate 3-monooxygenase has protein sequence MSTTDKKATVVIVGGGVAGLTLGNFLLRKGISCIVLEKGSRDYVEQRQRAGALDAGGVRRLHEWGLAEVVEGHRHGDLDAGMTLLLEGEKRQWKTGDDSEDANGVFCPQQILVQNLIKVFLRDGGDLRFGAEDVSLHDIDTENPLVRYRDAAGSTKTVSCDFIAGSDGFRGVSRTAVPDDILTCSTHEFGYAWLTAMAEVPADPLAMLAVHSRGFAAQITRGPKASRLYLQCPLTDTLEQWPDDRIWNELDTRSGEPVTPKGPIISKQVVPLRGVVFSPMSYGRLYLLGDAAHLISPMSAQGMSLALHDADVFARALVHQVENHDSRLLDSYSDTCLDHTWRQQAAAVWLTETVHDSGDSSYEGEFRKQIARKNLENMLGPSAANHLPT, from the coding sequence ATGAGCACAACCGACAAGAAGGCAACCGTCGTCATCGTGGGAGGCGGGGTCGCCGGACTGACACTCGGCAACTTCCTTCTGCGTAAGGGCATTTCCTGCATCGTCCTGGAAAAGGGCAGTCGTGACTATGTGGAGCAGCGGCAGAGAGCCGGGGCTCTCGACGCCGGCGGGGTCCGCCGGCTGCACGAGTGGGGGCTGGCCGAGGTCGTCGAGGGGCACCGTCACGGTGACCTTGATGCGGGTATGACGCTGTTGCTCGAGGGCGAAAAGCGGCAGTGGAAGACGGGTGACGACTCGGAGGACGCCAACGGTGTGTTCTGCCCCCAGCAGATCCTCGTCCAGAACCTCATCAAGGTCTTCCTCCGCGACGGTGGCGATCTGCGCTTCGGAGCCGAGGACGTTTCCCTGCACGACATCGACACCGAGAACCCTCTGGTGCGCTACCGGGACGCCGCCGGCTCGACCAAGACTGTCAGCTGTGACTTCATCGCCGGCAGCGACGGCTTCCGTGGCGTCAGCCGGACGGCCGTCCCCGATGACATCCTCACCTGCTCCACCCACGAGTTCGGGTACGCCTGGCTCACCGCCATGGCCGAGGTGCCTGCGGACCCTCTGGCCATGCTGGCAGTGCACTCCCGCGGCTTCGCTGCACAGATCACTCGCGGCCCGAAGGCCAGTCGCCTCTACCTGCAGTGCCCGCTCACCGACACCCTCGAGCAATGGCCGGACGACCGCATCTGGAACGAACTGGACACTCGCTCAGGCGAGCCCGTCACCCCCAAGGGGCCGATCATCAGCAAGCAGGTCGTGCCGCTCCGCGGAGTGGTGTTCAGCCCGATGAGCTACGGCAGGCTCTACCTTCTGGGGGACGCGGCCCATCTCATCTCGCCGATGAGCGCACAGGGGATGAGTCTCGCCCTCCACGACGCCGACGTGTTCGCCCGCGCCCTCGTCCACCAGGTCGAGAACCACGATTCCCGTCTGCTCGACAGCTACTCCGACACCTGCCTGGACCACACATGGCGGCAGCAGGCAGCTGCGGTCTGGCTGACCGAGACCGTGCACGACTCCGGTGACTCCTCCTATGAGGGGGAGTTCCGCAAGCAGATCGCCAGGAAGAACCTGGAAAACATGCTGGGGCCGTCCGCGGCGAATCACCTGCCCACGTAA
- a CDS encoding cupin domain-containing protein produces the protein MMEVKTVDKPDERRDFPRGHLEALHLTGLDFAVATFEPGWHWTESVGPIVGTESCEVHHNCYMVQGRMRLRMNDGAESEVGPGDVFVCPPGHDAWVVGDEQVILYDFAGGMATDYAKAKS, from the coding sequence ATGATGGAAGTCAAGACGGTCGACAAGCCGGATGAACGGCGCGACTTTCCCCGAGGCCACCTCGAAGCCCTGCACCTCACCGGACTGGACTTCGCCGTGGCCACCTTCGAGCCCGGCTGGCACTGGACGGAGTCGGTGGGGCCGATCGTCGGAACCGAGAGCTGCGAGGTACACCACAACTGCTACATGGTCCAGGGCCGGATGCGTCTCAGGATGAACGACGGCGCGGAGTCCGAGGTGGGCCCCGGCGACGTGTTCGTCTGTCCGCCCGGCCACGATGCCTGGGTGGTGGGGGACGAGCAGGTCATCCTGTACGACTTCGCGGGCGGCATGGCGACCGACTACGCCAAGGCGAAGAGCTAG
- a CDS encoding DUF5996 family protein, with amino-acid sequence MELFPPIPFAEWRDTKETLHRFAQIVGKIRLAASARRNHWWNVPFHLTGRGITTRPMGQLDGNPLFTMDFDFVGHRMVVATLDGRTVSFPLIGRSVASFHDAVMESLAVLGVRVELAVPRPFDLPDAGRPFAEDTEHATYEAGHAFRYWQVLSQVASVLEEFAAGYSGKVSPVHHFWHTFDIAHTRFSDRHIDQPGQVDPVTREAYSREVISFGFWFGDDSFAAPAFYSYTAPEPAGLAEEPLKPAAAQWAERGGSHLAVLPYDEARAAADPRAAVLGFYESAYQAGARRAGWERERLACPGGVTDPYLLAEAGGASGGPRG; translated from the coding sequence ATGGAGCTGTTTCCGCCGATCCCGTTTGCCGAATGGCGGGACACCAAAGAAACGCTTCATCGCTTTGCCCAGATTGTCGGGAAGATCCGTCTTGCTGCCAGTGCCCGGCGCAACCATTGGTGGAACGTGCCGTTCCATCTGACCGGGCGCGGCATCACCACCCGTCCGATGGGGCAGCTCGACGGCAACCCGCTCTTCACCATGGACTTCGACTTCGTCGGTCACCGCATGGTCGTCGCGACGCTGGACGGCCGGACGGTCTCCTTCCCGCTCATCGGCCGGTCGGTGGCGTCCTTCCATGACGCGGTCATGGAGTCGCTGGCCGTGCTGGGCGTCCGGGTGGAGCTGGCTGTTCCGCGGCCGTTCGACCTGCCCGACGCCGGCCGGCCGTTCGCCGAGGACACCGAGCATGCGACCTACGAGGCCGGGCACGCCTTCCGCTACTGGCAGGTGCTCAGCCAGGTGGCGTCGGTGCTGGAGGAGTTCGCCGCGGGCTATTCGGGGAAGGTCAGCCCGGTGCACCACTTCTGGCACACCTTCGACATCGCGCACACCCGGTTCTCCGACCGGCACATCGACCAGCCCGGGCAGGTCGACCCGGTGACCCGGGAGGCGTACTCCCGGGAGGTCATCAGCTTCGGCTTCTGGTTCGGCGACGACTCCTTCGCCGCGCCCGCGTTCTACTCCTATACCGCTCCGGAGCCCGCGGGGCTGGCGGAGGAGCCGCTCAAGCCCGCGGCGGCACAGTGGGCCGAGCGGGGCGGCAGCCATTTGGCGGTGCTGCCGTACGACGAGGCCCGCGCCGCGGCCGATCCCCGTGCGGCCGTGCTCGGCTTCTACGAGAGCGCGTACCAGGCCGGCGCCCGGCGCGCCGGGTGGGAGCGCGAACGGCTCGCCTGTCCGGGCGGGGTGACGGACCCGTATCTGCTGGCCGAGGCCGGGGGCGCGTCCGGAGGGCCCCGGGGATGA
- the trxA gene encoding thioredoxin yields MSTIELTKDNFDEIVSGNDFVLIDFWAEWCGPCKQFGPVFERSSETHDDLVFAKVDTEAQPELAQALQIQSIPTVMIVRENIAVFAQPGALPEEALEDVIGQARALDMDEVRASVTEDQQSEQAQAAEQGQQAQGS; encoded by the coding sequence ATGAGCACCATCGAGCTCACCAAGGACAACTTCGACGAGATCGTCTCCGGCAACGATTTCGTCCTCATCGATTTCTGGGCCGAGTGGTGCGGTCCGTGCAAGCAGTTCGGCCCGGTCTTCGAGCGGTCGTCCGAGACGCACGACGACCTGGTCTTCGCCAAGGTCGACACGGAGGCGCAGCCCGAGCTCGCCCAGGCCCTCCAGATCCAGTCCATCCCGACCGTGATGATCGTCCGCGAGAACATCGCGGTCTTCGCCCAGCCGGGCGCGCTGCCCGAGGAAGCCCTGGAGGACGTCATCGGCCAGGCCCGCGCGCTGGACATGGACGAGGTCCGGGCGTCGGTCACCGAGGACCAGCAGAGCGAGCAGGCGCAGGCCGCCGAGCAGGGACAGCAGGCGCAGGGCTCGTGA
- a CDS encoding TetR/AcrR family transcriptional regulator C-terminal domain-containing protein produces the protein MEQSSPPPYRRIVDTLRRRIEAGELTPGDRVPSTRRITQEWGVAMATATKVLTTLRQEGLVRAVPGVGTVVAEPQRTTRGGPATRERRPSGTDSGLSRDSVVRAAIRVADAEGLRALSMRRVAAEFGVSSMALYRHVAGKDELVLLMADAAFRDLELPEPAPDGWRERMEAGARLQWELYRRHPWLAQYLSITRPQPMPRAMALIEWTMARVRGMDPVTLIHMALTLLGFVLSTAAGFEDDLEAEQETGLDQDQWMATMEPVFEGILTSGSYPMYAGVSGIDADVVNLDSIFEFGLARLLDGMAALVDGPRPGAPGSPAVGDHGPHERHL, from the coding sequence GTGGAGCAGTCGTCCCCGCCGCCCTACCGCCGGATCGTCGACACCCTCCGGCGCCGTATCGAGGCCGGTGAGCTGACGCCGGGCGACCGGGTGCCCTCGACCCGGCGGATCACCCAGGAGTGGGGGGTGGCGATGGCCACCGCCACCAAGGTGCTGACGACGCTGCGTCAGGAGGGCCTCGTACGGGCCGTACCGGGTGTGGGCACGGTCGTGGCCGAGCCGCAGCGGACCACCCGCGGCGGCCCGGCCACGCGGGAGCGGCGCCCGAGCGGGACGGACAGCGGGCTGAGCCGCGACAGCGTCGTACGGGCCGCGATCAGGGTCGCCGACGCCGAGGGCCTGCGGGCGCTGTCGATGCGCCGGGTGGCCGCCGAGTTCGGGGTGTCCTCGATGGCGCTCTACCGTCATGTGGCGGGCAAGGACGAGCTGGTGCTGCTGATGGCGGACGCCGCGTTCCGCGACCTCGAACTGCCGGAACCGGCGCCGGACGGCTGGCGCGAACGGATGGAGGCGGGCGCGCGGCTGCAGTGGGAGCTCTACCGGCGGCACCCCTGGCTGGCGCAGTACCTGTCGATCACCCGGCCGCAGCCGATGCCGCGGGCGATGGCGCTGATCGAGTGGACCATGGCGCGGGTCCGGGGCATGGACCCGGTGACGCTGATTCACATGGCACTGACGCTGCTGGGTTTCGTGCTGTCCACCGCCGCCGGGTTCGAGGACGACCTGGAGGCCGAGCAGGAGACCGGGTTGGACCAGGACCAGTGGATGGCCACGATGGAGCCGGTGTTCGAGGGGATCCTCACCTCGGGCTCCTACCCCATGTACGCGGGTGTCTCGGGGATCGACGCCGATGTGGTGAACCTGGACTCGATCTTCGAGTTCGGGCTGGCCCGCCTGCTGGACGGCATGGCGGCGCTCGTCGACGGACCCCGTCCCGGCGCCCCCGGATCCCCCGCCGTCGGCGACCATGGCCCTCATGAACGGCACCTCTGA